The Musa acuminata AAA Group cultivar baxijiao chromosome BXJ2-2, Cavendish_Baxijiao_AAA, whole genome shotgun sequence genome contains the following window.
TTGTATTTGGGTTAATTTTGATTAGGTGAGTTTGTCACCATGTTTCTTTTGAAAATGGTCTCTCTTTTCCACGAGACGTTTACGGTTCACAGAATATATATGGATCTTTGGGCTGTTCCCTCGGACAATCATTCTTTACATTTCTGACACGGCTTTCCTTGACACACCGGTCATTCTTTGATGTTTTTTATTTGACGTAATTTATAGTATTATATCACAATCATGTTTTGTCTTGTGGAGTGATGCTTTTTCTCTTGAGAGGTTCCCTTGACAGAACAAGTTCCTCTCTGCTCTTCATGTCTCAATTAGCTATTCTGCTTGATAGTCTTTACTTGTCGTCTTTTAAAACAATCAATaacataaaatcatttaaacATATTAGGATTGATAAATATTCTTGAATTTATGAAGTCGATGTTTTTAGAGGCTATGGGGTTCCCGAGTGTTTATGGTGGAGAATTTGATCTTACTGTGGATAGAAAGTATTGAACTGCAATCAACAAATGGATTGTTCTAATAAAAGGACAGTCTCACATTAGTCCCAATCCTACTTTAGTTTTGCAGATTCACAAGACTGGTAAATTTGCTTAAAATCGACTGATGATGATGTTTTTCTGGCAAAGGGAATGTCGCTAATGGTATTGTCTTTTTCCTTGTCGACTATTGATCCAAGTCAACACTCTATGATCTCGATTAGTCTCGAACAAGGGATTAATTCGCATGCCGACCTGTCCCTAACAAGTCTGCCAGGTTAAGAAAGTTCAATTGTGTCCCAAGGAAGACTCCTACGAGTTTTGGATCAGCAAAACTGTCGAGTCTTCTTTCttactcatgttcatcatgtgttggAAGAATTCACACATCAAAAGGCAGAACAAGAAGGAATAAGAAGAGGAAGCAAACAAAGGTGTCGTCGTTTCCACTCTGCAACCAAGGTGTCAGCATCAGGAGGAGCCAATTAAGGAGATTCACATCCACAGATTAATTCCTTGGATGGTGTCTTCCTGCCGCAGGAGCTGAGTGCCATTCCAGACTTTGCAGCACCACAAGATCCTTGATCTCGTGATTCCTACCACAGGTTACATGAAACTGGCACAGCATGGGAAATTTGTGCTTTCGTATGATGCCTGAAGGAAAAGGTGTTTCAATCGAAAACTTATGGCCAGTGATAGACGTAAAGGCACCATCCTATTCTTTCTGCggtatgttcttcttcttcttcacaatGATGGAAGCAGTTGTATGAGGTAGAAGGAAAGCAAGCAGCTGTCAGATGAGCTACAAAAAAGGTAGACAGCAAGAAACCATGATGTAGTAGCCTCGATGCAAGTCCATGTTGGCTGCTGGAACAAAAGGTTGTTTAGGATTTGCATCAGTGACTTGTGAGCTTAGGAATCTTAGTCGAAGAAAGGAGCATTTCATCCATGTTTTGCAAATCACTGAAAGAGGAAAACTCAATTTGCACAAGTGTGGAACTTCAACCAGAACAAGCTTTGGCTTATCACTCTTGAACATCATGTCTATACACCCATTACACAGAGGAGCTCTAAGAGTTGGAAGAGAGTCGCTATCTCTACCTTTCTTGACTCGATTTAAACCTGTCCGAAACCTACAGATACCATATGGAAATCCTTACCGTAGATGTTTGAGGACTGCAACTGCTGCTGTCCTTGCTGATTCTGCTGCCAAGTGCCCAGACCAACGAGTACAGATTGGCTTTCGGTCTTGATGTCATATTGCAGAGGATGACTTTGGCTTTGGATTGTTGCCGATGCCGTAATGGTTCCTTGAAGGTACTCTGACCATTTGAGGTCCTCGTGTTCCCGTTCGAGCTGGACGTGGGCGTTCTTTTCTGGCGTCAGCTCCGAGAAAGGGAGGATGCCACCGTCGAAGGAGGTGCTGCTTTGCAACTCGATTACGCTACCAGTGTTCATGCTGCTCCGGCGACTGTTACTCAAATAAACATCACTGCTGCACTGAATACCATCAATTTCATCACGGAAAAGATCGATATTTGGTTTCAGGCTCATCAAAGCTGAGATGTTTCCGCTGGGAACCGATAGCAGAACTGTGGATATCGTGCTGCAATTTAACTCCTGGTTCATTTCGAAGAGAGGAGCGCAGTCAGGGGCAAAGCCTGACTGTGGAAGAGGGGATAAGTGGCAGGCCGATGAGCTCTCATGGTCGTGGAAGAAGCCTTTGGTCGGCGTCACCGAATTCTTCCATGTTCTGCTCTcgcctgatgatgatgatgatgatgccggCTTGTGTACCGAATGCTTGGTTTTCTCCAAGGTTGTGGCGGGGGCTTTGAGATCACCGGAGTTAGAGGTCTTGTCTTCCATCTCTGCGAGCGGCTTGTGAGTGTTGGGGTCGATGCCACTCTGCCTGAGCTTCTTCTTGACGCAGGAGTTCCagaagttcttgatctcgttgtcggtcctTCCTGGCAAACGTGATGCAATCTGTGACCATCTGCAGAGGTTGTGGAGTCAGAAACAAGAAAGAGAAGACCATCTGCAGGGGGTTCTTCTACCTGTTCCCGAGCACTGCATGGAGTTCAATTATGAGACTCTCCTCCTGCTTTGAGAACGTCCCTCTCTTGAGATCAGGCCTCAGGTAGTTTATCCACCTCAACCTGCAGCTCTTTCCGCACCTCTCAAGACCTGAAACGATTGCGCATATGAATACAAGAGGCAGCGGAGAGGACATATTTTGGTTGAATTGGCAATGCGTATATGCATTACCTGCTTGTTTAGGAACTGAACTCCAGCATCCATGGCCATACTTGGTTATATGCCTGATCAGCTTCTCATCTTCCTCAGGAGACCACAGGCCTTTCCTCAGCTTCTGCTTGTAGCAGCATGATTGCCTCCCCATTCCTACCAGGAACAAAGGCCTGCCAGCGGAAGTGTCGGCAACACCGAAGGAGGCGTCGGAATCAAGTGAAGGGCCAAgctaaaaaagaagaggaagggcgAGTCACAgtcaagtggttggatttgagtcGAGGTTGCCTTCTTctctttcctctcctctcctctcctttccttttcttctccttcgtTTAAATGTTGGCAAGAAGAGGGTTGAATTGTCTGAAATGCTCACGTCTTATCTCCTTCTCAGAACCAATGTTTGGTGTGGCCATGGTGGGGCTGACATGAGTCTGATATTTCCAGCGAAGAAGCTTAAAATATTCTGATGCTGATCACTGCAGTACAAGTAGGAAGACAACACCGTCTCTTTGACCATGAGGTTTCCTTCCATCTGTAAAACATCAATGTCCACGAGTCCTGTTTGCCAAAACTGCAGTATTGACTTTGTTCTGTCCCAAAAGGGCCAGTAAATAGAATTCCCTGTTCGATCTCCACAAGATCTTTGTGTCAGAGGGTGCAGAGAGGTTCTGGTTTGTGGGAACATCCCTGGACTCATGGTCACTGCCGAAATCCCCATCGCCGAACAGAAAGAACGCAACATCTATGTCAGTTCAGAACACACAGCATCTTCCTTTTACCACTACTCGTTCTCTCGGAGCAACTTCATCTCTGAATGCATTGTGAATAGTGATCGACTGGCAATGTATAGGTTGATGTTAACATCTGCTCACACTGAGGGCAGTCATACTGATCTTTAGTGCTAGTGTTAGTTTCACAGAACGATATTAACTTGGATTGCAAAAAAATCTGCATCATTTTCATGCAGTAAAGCTTATATGGTGCATGAAAGTGTGATTAATTTTCATGCAAGTACCACAGTGGGGAAATTATGCATTACATTATGCAGATAAAAGTTTGCTTAATTTGAATTTGGTCACAAGAattttcattgaattttttttgtCATAAAAGTGTGGAACAATACAGTCGGTGGCGATAAGTgcgaatattttatgaaatatagaATATTTATTAACATCTAAAATTATATCAAAAAAGTATGAACATATTAAATATTAGATTACATTTGTATGTTACATAGCATATCAAATTAAGAATTGTAAATGAATCATAATCGTCGATCATATGACAGGTATTGAATCATGTATGTGGCTTTGCTTGGTGAGAAAGATCACAATTGAAGAATGTTCTCAACAAGAGTTCATTCTCTATGAACCTTATTTAAAAACAACTAAAATTATTTCCTATTTCTTTTACAGGGTAAATGAAAAATATGGTCATTAGAGAGATTTTTTTCTTGGAAAATAGATTTTTTCGGATTAACATATTTACAACTTGGTTTTGTTTGCTACCAATCATTGCAACACATTGAACCATTCCGTATGACACTCTGCAATGTATTCTCAGTCAAACAAAGAGACCGAAACATGCCAATGCTGCTTCGATGATATTTCATGATGTGGACCAGATTAATATTTGTGGTGGTTGTCACGTTGGACCACCCTTGCAATTGATGGAAGCCATTGCTTCCATTCTATGGCTATCATCACACTGTATCCATCCTGTTTCCAACCAGTGTTATGGACCCCCCCCTAATGTTCAGCTGTACATGAATCATGTATTGTTGTGCAATTACAAGCCAACCTAGCAAAGTTAATGCCAAATACTCTCCATTTATAATGAAAGATTATCATTTAGAACATAAACACAAACCATTTGGAGATAATCTAAGAAATCATCTTTGGATCACTTGTCAGGTCCTATACTGGCTTGAGCTACAGATCATACCTATGCAAGAAGAAGGCGGTGGATAAGAACACTCTTGACTTTGTGACAGCATCCCTATATATTTCTATACTGCTTGTCGACTCTTCTCTCCCATAGTTGGATTACTACCAGAAGCTGGTCCTGCAGAAGTTCTCACTCACAGGCAAGGAAGAAAAGGaatggaagaagaagaggttgttgaTTTGCTGAACTGATGTGGTGGCTAATTTGGCTGATGATGTAGTGGATTTGACCCACAGGTGGTCCTCATTTTCTTGGGACAAGCTGACCTTCAATGCCTGCACTACCCTACCAAGCACATGTCTGTACACAACCACAGCCATGGCCATGACCGACTGAGTCCTCCATTTATCTACCTCCACCACAAATGTCCGTGGCCTTCTCTGGGACTTATCTCCTAAGCAAAATAAATGGAGGATAGAGATGGGGACGGAACTTAATTATTGGGTGTGGAATGTGCTCCTTCTCTCTATGCCTGGCTTCAGGAAGGGGGGACTGGAGATGAGTGACCTACTGCTGTGTCTTGTTGGGTTGTCAAAGGAAATGAATTGGTCCTTCCCCCACCTTTTTTAAGGTAATGTTCCCTTCAGAATAAAGTACACTGCACCCAACAATGCCGGCGGATTAGGTGGGAAGGGCATCCATATATGATTGCAGCAGTCTCAGTCTCTTTGATCGGTTCCTTTCAGTTTACGCCACCCTTGAGCAATACCTTATTCCGATCACtcttcgaagaagaagaagaagaagagctgtaAACGAAAGCTATCCTCTATAGATTGAAGGGAATATTTAGCGTTACTTGAAATCCGATTTGTAGATCTTAAGATTGACATCCATCGTCTGAGGACACACTAGGAGTTTAATCTATGTGATTGTGACAGTGTGTGGCAGAAGGCCACTCGACTAGAGGCGACCATCAATCACGTCCTCGTCCTTTTCAAGGTAACATGCACGTCTCAGTAACCAACGTAATTGCGATCTCATGCCATGGTTCGTGTCGATTTCTCTTGGACACATCCACGCCCACTGCTCACCTTCTACACTACGGTCGTCGACGTCCATGCAAGCCATGAAAAATGCATGCATCAATATatctaataatttaattaaaagaaGTTTGGGAAAATGACTTGAGAACTACATCCTCTTTTTCGTAATTAAAACTCCGCCATGACATGCATCTGATCGATCATTCTCCAACTGTATATTACGCATCAAAGTGACATAACCTCCCACCTCATCGATTGACCGCCCGTAGGATCATCTTCGCAGCACTGGGTAGGTCGCTAGATTGCATCAACCACTTGAGCTGCAACCTTTGTATGTGTGTAGTTCAAATTGATTGTTGTTGCTATTATTACTTTTCAAAGAAGGTAGGATAAATGAGCTCACGTGGACACCGTTCTGTGGATGCAAAACACACGTGAGGGGAGTACGTTAGGAAAAGGGCACTCGGGGCCGTTAGTAAAGGAGGTGGTCCCTGGTGAGGAGATGAGGGACCCAACGGAAGCCACGAGCACGGTAGTTCAGGAGGACATGGTGATTTTTTGGGATTTAAGTGTGGAAATAGTGTTTAGTATTCAAATGTTAAAACACATCCATATATCCATCTAAAATATTAAGATTAATTCTTTTTCACTAGGCTAATAATAGTAATTTCAggttaaaaattatataaaatataaatctctCGAAATTTTGTCAGTTCTTAGAAGATATCTTATCTGATTAAAGAATTGATTAGTAATCAAATGACAGTCAATTAATATAAGAATTTAcagatatttatatttttgtagAAATAGGCACATTGGACTTCAATTTGCAAGGATAAATGGAAAATGATgaatttctgaaaaaaaaatattttaaaaaaattttaattagcgTCCTAACTTTTAAAATTTCTCATAAAGtatcttttattaaaataatgaGAATATCTTTATCGACCACCATTTTAGTCTAGAATCGTTGTCCATCATCTACCTGCCTTCGTCTTCATCTACAATATCTTTCACCAAAGTGACGATGGAGGCAACCAAGGGCGGAGGCGACATCGATCCTTGTGCCTCATTCTTCCTCGCTCGTAATTCTTTTGCTTGCGCCTTCATCATTGGTCACATATATTATGGATAAGGACGATAAGGACGAGACACGCAAAGATGAATTTGATAAGATAAAGAGACATGAGTTTGGGCAACTATATTCATTTCTGTTATCGCAAATAAGAACAACGAGAGTGAGATGCATAGAGGTGAGTCCAATTAAAGTTAACAAGAGCCGTGGAGGTAGGGACGAGTCTCACAGGATGCATGATGATAGAAGCAAAGATAAaagtaaaatgatatttttatgtaATTAAGAATGTTCTGTTGAAATTTTTGGCAGTTGGCGCTGAAAATTTCTAGGCATTTTTTCCGGGTTCGCCAAATACAAAAACGATAACGATTCTCTTGTCTGCGTTCCCTTTTGGGGTCCCCGCCGCCTCGCTGTCGTGACAGCCTGGTGCGACCCCATCTAGCGGCGGCGTCGTCGTCGTTGTTCGCCTGGTCCAGTGTTCTTCGGCCATCTGTACAATAAAAGATTCCCGACGGCGCTTGCCATGTGGAATCTTTTTATTCCT
Protein-coding sequences here:
- the LOC103976068 gene encoding transcription factor MYB61 produces the protein MGRQSCCYKQKLRKGLWSPEEDEKLIRHITKYGHGCWSSVPKQAGLERCGKSCRLRWINYLRPDLKRGTFSKQEESLIIELHAVLGNRWSQIASRLPGRTDNEIKNFWNSCVKKKLRQSGIDPNTHKPLAEMEDKTSNSGDLKAPATTLEKTKHSVHKPASSSSSSGESRTWKNSVTPTKGFFHDHESSSACHLSPLPQSGFAPDCAPLFEMNQELNCSTISTVLLSVPSGNISALMSLKPNIDLFRDEIDGIQCSSDVYLSNSRRSSMNTGSVIELQSSTSFDGGILPFSELTPEKNAHVQLEREHEDLKWSEYLQGTITASATIQSQSHPLQYDIKTESQSVLVGLGTWQQNQQGQQQLQSSNIYGKDFHMVSVGFGQV